The segment TGCCAGCCAGTCACGTTTTTGTGGAATGTACTCTTTACTTGCCTCAAATTCTTCATTGAGGATAGAGCTTACTTTCTTTTGAATCTTATCAATATCTTCTTTGGTTACCTGTCCAGATTCCAAAAGCTTCTCTTGGTAGATTTGAAGCGACGAGGGATGACTACGTATCACCTATCAACAACAGTTAACAtccatttaaaaagaaattagaagaAAGTAAATCTTGAAAGAAACTGGATAAAATATTTCCCAATAAAACAGCCAGACCTTGTACATTTTTGGTTGTGTGAATGACGGTTCGTCTATCTCGTTATGCCCAAAGCGACGGTAGCATACTAAATCAACAACAACATCAGAATGGAAAGTCTGGCGCCACTCCGCAGCAAGCTCACACGCATGCACTACCGCTTCGATATCATCCGCATTGACATGGAAAATCGGGGCATCTAAAGCCTTTGCAACATCAGTGCAATACTGCGAAGACCTTCCTGCCCTGGGATCGGTTGTGAAAGCCACTTGGTTATTCACCACAATGTGCACCGTTCCACCGGTGCAGTAGTTAGGAAGCGCACTAAGATGCAGAGTCTCATACACCACCCCTTGTCCGGCAAAGCTACCATCCCCATGGATCAAAATACCCATGTTCTTTGTTCTGTTCTCGTCTTTGGTGTAATACTGTTTCGCTCTGGTTTTACCCATCACGACAGGATCCACTGCTTCCAAGTGACTTGGGTTTGCCAACAGAGACAAGTGTAGATGTTTGCCTCCTCTAGTTGGGCGATCATAAGACGTACCCAAGTGGTACTTAACATCACCTGTTCCGGTGTAGAGCCCAATTTCATCTACTGGCCTAGTACCACCGCTAAACTCGCTGAAGATCTGACGCAGAGGTTTCCTAACAACATTACCCAAAACATTAAGTCGACCCCTGTGAGGCATACCGATAACTATGTTCTCAACTCCAAGATCCGCAGCCCTGTCAAACATCTCCTTCATTCCAGGGATCAAAGACTCAGCCCCTTCAAGTCCAAATCTTTTGGCCGTGGTCCACTTAGTAGCCAAGAAATTCTCAAACTGAGTGCTCCAGGTAAGCCTATCGTAAATAACAACCCGGCGCTCACTGTTGTACTGCCTCGGCGTGGGCGTCTCGATCTTATCCCTCAACCAGTTGCATTTATCCCTATCAGCAATGTGCATGTACTCATACCCGATGGTCCCACAGTAAGCCTGCTCAAGCCTCGACAGTATACCCCTCAGCGTCTGAACGGGACGGTTCTCAGAGAGAAACCCAGACATCCTCCACACGCCGAGGAAGAACTCTCTGTCGAGATCAGCCTCGGTGAACCCGTAGAGACCGGGGGTGAGATCCTCGGGGATCTCTCTTTCCTCAAGACCCAAAGGGTCGAGCTTGGCCTTCATGTGGCCGTTGACCTGGTAAGCTCTGACGAGAAGGAGCAGACGCATGCTTTCTTGGATGGTCTGCCCGGAGATCCCAGGGGAAGTGGCGGCTTGGCCCACGAAGTTCCTGAAGAAGTTGTCCCAAGACTCGTCGACGCTGGTGGGGTCGGCTTCCCAGGCTCTCTGCAGCTCCTCGAGGTACACGCTGCTGGTTCCGTCTAGGAAGCTGTCGGTGAGCTTGGAGAGAGGGACGGGGCGTGGGACGGGAGCGGGGGTTGATTTGAGCGGTGTGGAGTGGAAATAACATCTGGTGTGAGAAGGTAGAACCCTAGTTGTTGTTCTGAAGTGAGAGTGAGAGAGTGT is part of the Raphanus sativus cultivar WK10039 chromosome 5, ASM80110v3, whole genome shotgun sequence genome and harbors:
- the LOC108858803 gene encoding uncharacterized protein LOC108858803, whose product is MVWFRTGSSLAKLAIRRTLSHSHFRTTTRVLPSHTRCYFHSTPLKSTPAPVPRPVPLSKLTDSFLDGTSSVYLEELQRAWEADPTSVDESWDNFFRNFVGQAATSPGISGQTIQESMRLLLLVRAYQVNGHMKAKLDPLGLEEREIPEDLTPGLYGFTEADLDREFFLGVWRMSGFLSENRPVQTLRGILSRLEQAYCGTIGYEYMHIADRDKCNWLRDKIETPTPRQYNSERRVVIYDRLTWSTQFENFLATKWTTAKRFGLEGAESLIPGMKEMFDRAADLGVENIVIGMPHRGRLNVLGNVVRKPLRQIFSEFSGGTRPVDEIGLYTGTGDVKYHLGTSYDRPTRGGKHLHLSLLANPSHLEAVDPVVMGKTRAKQYYTKDENRTKNMGILIHGDGSFAGQGVVYETLHLSALPNYCTGGTVHIVVNNQVAFTTDPRAGRSSQYCTDVAKALDAPIFHVNADDIEAVVHACELAAEWRQTFHSDVVVDLVCYRRFGHNEIDEPSFTQPKMYKVIRSHPSSLQIYQEKLLESGQVTKEDIDKIQKKVSSILNEEFEASKEYIPQKRDWLASHWTGFKSPEQISRIRNTGVKPEILKNVGKAISTFPENFKPHRGVKRVYEQRAQMIESGEGIDWGLGEALAFATLVVEGNHVRLSGQDVERGTFSHRHSVLHDQETGQEYCPLDHLTMNQDPEMFTVSNSSLSEFGVLGFELGYSMENPNSLVIWEAQFGDFANGAQVMFDQFISSGEAKWLRQTGLVVLLPHGYDGQGPEHSSGRLERFLQMSDDNPFVIPEMDSTLRKQIQECNWQIVNVTTPANYFHVLRRQIHRDFRKPLIVMAPKNLLRHKKCVSNLSEFDDVKGHPGFDKQGTRFKRLIKDQSGHSDLEEGIRRLVLCSGKVYYELDEERQKSGTNDIAICRVEQLCPFPYDLIQRELKRYPNAEIVWCQEEPMNMGGYQYIAPRLCTAMKALNRGSFSDIKYVGRLPSAATATGFYQLHVKEQTDLVHKALQPDPITPILP